One segment of Elusimicrobiota bacterium DNA contains the following:
- a CDS encoding alpha/beta hydrolase — protein MTQAAETAAVQKEFIQVGNIKTWSLSAGSGEPVLLLHGMAASSYSWRHLLPALAGRFRVYAPDFPGFGRSGKPANFDYSVFGYQKFLLAYMDEMGLDKAHLIGNSMGGMVSLLTAIEQPERIKKLVLIAAPAYPDSMPVSIKAMCFNPLASFLRKNLGRWSVELITRRLFVDHRLITKELVDEYAAPLETPEGRRAIIKLARNMAKVTAHAKKYQPLFKKTPHETLIICGDKDALVSLASARRLSREMPNAKFLPIASCGHGPQEEKPDVVNKAVLEFLNQP, from the coding sequence ATGACCCAGGCCGCCGAAACCGCCGCCGTTCAAAAAGAATTCATCCAAGTCGGCAACATTAAAACCTGGTCCCTGTCCGCGGGTTCGGGAGAGCCCGTCCTGCTGCTGCACGGCATGGCCGCTTCTTCCTACTCATGGCGCCATTTGCTGCCGGCCTTGGCCGGACGATTCCGGGTGTACGCTCCGGATTTCCCCGGCTTCGGACGCTCCGGCAAGCCCGCTAATTTCGACTACTCGGTGTTCGGCTATCAAAAATTCCTTCTGGCGTACATGGACGAAATGGGATTGGACAAAGCCCACCTCATCGGCAATTCCATGGGCGGCATGGTTTCGCTGTTGACCGCCATCGAGCAGCCCGAACGCATTAAAAAACTTGTCTTGATCGCGGCGCCGGCGTATCCGGATTCCATGCCGGTGAGCATCAAGGCCATGTGTTTTAATCCCCTCGCTTCTTTTTTGAGAAAAAATTTGGGCCGATGGAGCGTCGAACTCATCACCCGGCGCCTGTTCGTGGACCATCGCCTCATCACCAAAGAACTCGTGGATGAATACGCGGCGCCGCTGGAAACGCCGGAAGGCCGCCGAGCCATCATCAAGCTGGCCCGCAACATGGCGAAGGTCACCGCCCATGCCAAAAAATACCAGCCGCTGTTCAAAAAAACGCCTCATGAAACGCTGATCATCTGCGGAGACAAAGATGCGCTGGTTTCACTCGCCAGCGCGCGCCGCCTTTCGCGCGAAATGCCCAATGCAAAATTCCTGCCGATTGCTTCCTGCGGCCACGGCCCCCAGGAAGAAAAACCCGATGTCGTCAATAAAGCTGTTTTAGAATTTTTAAACCAACCTTAG
- a CDS encoding O-methyltransferase, which produces MAQAIWPASTAHSSDLRGSYLTTELQDYLLKNLIHEPAALAQIRRRSVKRGLPPWSIGPMEGKILEFLTRSVNAKKAVEIGTLGGYSAAWIALGLGSKGRLWSLERDDRFAREARENLKRAGLQSKVEIVVDDALPALSRLSSQGPFDLCFIDADKINYARYGQWAAKNVRSGGLIIADNAYLFGKLHLPPALAEEEGPAVPSMRGLLKLLADKKYFSSCSMIPTGEGLAVGVRK; this is translated from the coding sequence ATGGCGCAAGCGATATGGCCCGCTTCAACGGCCCACAGCTCCGATCTGAGGGGTTCTTACCTGACGACGGAACTCCAGGATTATCTTTTAAAAAATCTGATCCATGAACCGGCGGCCTTGGCTCAAATCCGCCGGCGATCGGTCAAACGCGGCCTGCCTCCTTGGTCCATCGGCCCGATGGAAGGCAAAATCCTTGAATTCCTGACGCGCTCGGTGAATGCCAAAAAAGCCGTGGAAATCGGAACGTTGGGCGGCTATTCAGCGGCGTGGATCGCCCTGGGCCTGGGATCTAAGGGACGGTTATGGAGCCTGGAGCGCGACGACCGCTTCGCCCGCGAAGCGCGCGAAAACCTAAAACGCGCCGGCTTGCAATCCAAAGTGGAGATCGTGGTGGACGATGCGCTGCCGGCATTATCCAGATTGTCGTCTCAAGGGCCGTTTGATTTATGCTTCATCGACGCCGATAAAATCAATTACGCCCGCTACGGACAATGGGCCGCCAAGAATGTGCGCTCCGGAGGTTTAATCATCGCGGATAACGCCTATCTTTTTGGAAAACTCCACCTTCCACCGGCGTTGGCCGAAGAAGAAGGGCCGGCCGTTCCCTCGATGCGCGGTCTCCTTAAACTCCTCGCCGATAAAAAATATTTTTCCTCCTGCTCGATGATCCCCACCGGCGAAGGATTGGCCGTCGGCGTCCGAAAATAA
- a CDS encoding HEAT repeat domain-containing protein, translating into MNRRRAAVFVFCAGVLLGLRAGAQEVASPDHYKQGVSSYLEEDYEAAVKHLKRAMEADQEKDKARRLLNKVLLDAFRQSYKSNNDLKARRYLDEARALFPGDQDVETAARLFQGIKAVKKAPVQAQGQARDNMGSASQAPVKATAVKLPATGGELSSAKPAGKSDWDIQRPWPYLIVLSAGLVLFAAGFMVMQMRRSLIVEMRRNQAVFMEQIDSLKTELKQKNDERRRLAKALEDARQTGKKVQEKLTTSKPDGVDTFLKQSREKVLPPPSWAPPERAPDQGLEEERKKELERIKAEIATRRHLIDSGKGNGPKKAHAQFQKQKMLETLVKITPEGRTQSQQRIVEQAVSLYETFPKEAVKFMGRLAQDNDPIIRANVVAALAAVGDPAMMGLLLELLQDEHHEVKREALKALKLLKSAGRASQPLPELDREKIERAIRAELSKGEWVL; encoded by the coding sequence ATGAACAGACGCCGGGCCGCTGTCTTTGTATTCTGCGCTGGAGTTCTGTTGGGCTTGCGCGCGGGGGCTCAGGAGGTTGCTTCGCCGGATCATTACAAGCAGGGGGTTTCCAGTTACCTTGAAGAAGACTATGAGGCCGCGGTGAAGCATTTGAAAAGGGCCATGGAAGCCGATCAAGAGAAGGACAAGGCGCGCCGCTTGCTCAATAAAGTGCTGCTCGACGCTTTCCGGCAGAGCTATAAGTCGAACAATGATTTAAAGGCCCGGCGTTATTTGGATGAAGCCCGGGCTTTGTTCCCCGGCGATCAGGATGTCGAAACTGCGGCGCGTTTGTTTCAAGGCATCAAGGCGGTGAAAAAAGCGCCGGTTCAAGCGCAGGGGCAGGCTCGGGATAATATGGGCTCCGCGTCGCAGGCTCCGGTAAAGGCGACTGCGGTTAAATTGCCGGCGACCGGCGGGGAGTTGTCTTCGGCCAAGCCCGCAGGGAAATCGGATTGGGATATCCAGCGACCGTGGCCTTACCTTATTGTTTTGAGCGCGGGGTTGGTTCTGTTCGCCGCAGGTTTCATGGTGATGCAGATGCGCCGGTCCCTGATCGTTGAAATGCGCCGGAATCAGGCTGTTTTCATGGAGCAAATCGATTCTCTTAAAACAGAACTTAAGCAAAAAAATGATGAGCGCCGGCGCCTGGCCAAGGCGCTCGAGGATGCCCGCCAGACGGGTAAGAAAGTTCAAGAAAAATTAACAACGTCCAAGCCCGATGGCGTGGATACGTTTCTTAAGCAGTCCCGGGAAAAGGTGTTGCCGCCTCCCTCCTGGGCGCCGCCCGAGCGCGCGCCGGATCAAGGGCTTGAAGAGGAAAGGAAAAAGGAGCTGGAGCGGATCAAGGCGGAAATCGCCACCCGGCGCCACCTGATCGATTCAGGGAAAGGCAACGGGCCCAAAAAGGCCCATGCTCAATTCCAAAAGCAAAAAATGCTGGAGACGCTCGTCAAAATAACGCCCGAAGGAAGAACGCAGAGCCAGCAGCGCATCGTTGAGCAAGCTGTTTCTCTTTATGAGACGTTTCCTAAAGAGGCCGTCAAGTTTATGGGCCGTTTGGCTCAAGATAATGACCCCATCATCCGGGCCAATGTCGTGGCCGCGCTTGCGGCTGTCGGTGATCCCGCAATGATGGGATTGCTTCTTGAATTGCTGCAAGATGAGCATCATGAGGTCAAGCGGGAGGCGCTGAAGGCCCTTAAATTATTGAAGTCGGCCGGCCGCGCATCGCAGCCCCTGCCTGAGCTGGACCGGGAAAAAATAGAGCGGGCCATCAGGGCCGAACTTTCCAAAGGCGAGTGGGTTCTCTAA
- a CDS encoding response regulator has product MADRQINKKVLIVDDDQDMLHVWDRMLRREDIDGTFCAGGQGALDLLTRQDFAAVFTDFQMPGINGAGVLEFVKKKSPATCVSIVTGLATLEGAVSCVKNGACDYIAKPCEAAELIVKVKRCLLHHQERVEMGELRQSVRRYEELDELKSQFVSNVSYELRTPLFSIRAAFDLLSTELANGDPVKARLSKVISGNIDRLARLIGNLLDYSRIEKGVLSFVFEDVDLAAVVRQVAQALEFLIQARGISLLAFESSPLSITGDLSQLTQLVTNLLANAIKFTHPGGKVGIELKDLGEDVEMVIWDTGIGIAGENREKIFERFYQVDGSLTREAGGTDIGLTIVRAIVENHGGTIELHSELGKGSRFQVRLPKKPKAAAQGGSHA; this is encoded by the coding sequence ATGGCTGATCGGCAGATCAATAAAAAGGTCTTGATCGTGGATGACGATCAGGACATGCTTCACGTCTGGGACCGGATGCTTCGCAGAGAAGATATCGACGGCACGTTCTGCGCGGGCGGCCAGGGGGCCTTGGATCTCTTGACCCGGCAAGATTTTGCCGCGGTTTTTACTGATTTTCAAATGCCCGGCATCAACGGCGCCGGGGTTCTTGAATTCGTCAAAAAGAAAAGCCCGGCCACTTGCGTCAGCATTGTCACGGGCTTGGCCACGCTTGAGGGGGCGGTGAGCTGCGTTAAAAACGGGGCGTGCGACTATATCGCCAAGCCTTGCGAAGCGGCCGAGTTGATCGTTAAGGTTAAGCGCTGCCTTCTTCATCATCAGGAGCGCGTGGAGATGGGCGAGTTGAGGCAATCGGTCCGGCGCTATGAAGAGCTTGATGAGCTGAAATCCCAATTTGTCTCGAACGTTTCATACGAGCTTCGAACCCCGCTTTTTTCCATCCGCGCGGCGTTTGATCTTTTATCCACGGAACTTGCCAACGGCGATCCTGTCAAGGCCCGGTTGTCGAAGGTTATCTCAGGCAATATCGACCGTTTGGCCCGGTTGATCGGCAATCTGCTGGATTACTCAAGAATAGAAAAAGGCGTTCTTTCGTTCGTCTTTGAAGACGTGGATTTAGCCGCCGTTGTCCGGCAGGTGGCTCAGGCGTTGGAATTTTTGATTCAGGCGCGCGGCATTTCTTTGCTTGCCTTCGAGTCTTCTCCCTTATCCATCACAGGCGATTTGAGCCAATTGACCCAACTCGTCACCAATTTATTGGCCAATGCGATCAAGTTTACTCATCCCGGCGGGAAGGTCGGCATCGAGCTTAAGGACTTGGGCGAGGATGTGGAAATGGTCATTTGGGATACAGGGATCGGCATCGCCGGCGAGAATCGTGAAAAAATTTTTGAACGTTTCTATCAGGTCGACGGTTCGCTGACTCGTGAAGCCGGCGGAACAGACATCGGATTAACCATCGTGCGGGCGATCGTGGAAAACCACGGCGGCACAATCGAGCTTCACAGCGAATTAGGCAAAGGCAGCCGTTTTCAAGTGCGGCTGCCGAAGAAGCCGAAGGCTGCGGCGCAGGGAGGTTCCCATGCATGA
- a CDS encoding response regulator, with the protein MHDAKTVLIVDDEPYVRFVLRVALEKGGFAVEEAQDGLEALSKLKSVSPAVILLDIMMPKMDGYAFHQKLKEDPQTADIPVVIITGKGQMKELWDLRQDLKIVAYLEKPFPVAMLIGKLKELFEPETAT; encoded by the coding sequence ATGCATGATGCGAAAACCGTCTTGATCGTCGATGATGAGCCTTATGTGCGTTTTGTGCTGCGCGTTGCTTTGGAAAAGGGCGGCTTTGCGGTTGAAGAGGCGCAGGACGGCCTTGAGGCTTTGAGCAAGCTCAAAAGCGTCTCTCCCGCAGTTATTCTCTTGGACATCATGATGCCTAAAATGGACGGCTACGCTTTTCATCAAAAGCTTAAAGAGGACCCGCAAACAGCCGATATTCCTGTCGTCATTATCACCGGCAAAGGACAGATGAAAGAGCTCTGGGATTTAAGGCAAGACCTCAAAATCGTGGCTTATCTTGAAAAGCCTTTTCCGGTGGCCATGCTGATCGGCAAATTAAAGGAGCTGTTCGAACCGGAAACCGCGACCTGA